A DNA window from Arachis hypogaea cultivar Tifrunner chromosome 18, arahy.Tifrunner.gnm2.J5K5, whole genome shotgun sequence contains the following coding sequences:
- the LOC140181268 gene encoding uncharacterized protein, translating to MRIIVWNCRGLGRPLTIHTLKGICKSHSPEIVFISETKNQSRQVEAKLWVCGYENWHIVNPTGVAGGLVLAWKDSISVQIISSGEFFVTAEIKEVESSEVWAFIGVHLSCSEQIRSLQFEELTTMSQHLEEKVVIAVDFNAITSQAEKEGGSQKSATTIATFTNFIDSNKLVDIGMVGHPFTWTNRRQGEDLVKERLDRYLVGMK from the coding sequence ATGAGAATTATAGTTtggaattgtcggggtttggggagacccctgacaatTCACACCTTAAAAGGGATATGTAAATCCCACTCCCCCGAGATTGTGTTTATAAGTGAAACAAAGAACCAATCTCGACAGGTGGAAGCAAAACTTTGGGTATGCGGCTACGAAAACTGGCATATTGTTAACCCGACAGGAGTGGCAGGAGGACTTGTGCTAGCTTGGAAGGACAGCATCAGTGTTCAAATTATTAGCAGTGGAGAATTCTTTGTGACAGCCGAAATTAAGGAAGTCGAAAGCAGTGAGGTATGGGCGTTCATTGGTGTCCATTTGAGTTGTTCAGAACAAATTCGATCCTTACAATTTGAGGAGCTTACAACAATGAGCCAACACCTGGAAGAAAAAGTGGTAATAGCAGTCGATTTTAATGCTATAACAAGCCAAGCGGAAAAGGAGGGTGGAAGCCAAAAATCAGCAACCACCATTGCAACATTCACTAATTTTATTGACAGTAACAAATTAGTGGATATTGGAATGGTGGGGCACCCTTTCACGTGGACAAATCGAAGACAAGGAGAGGATCTGGTGAAGGAGAGGCTTGACCGCTATTTAGTTGGGATGAAATAG